A region of the Pseudarthrobacter oxydans genome:
GCCATATTCGACGTGATCACCGGCCTGCACGCCAGCATCGGCATTCTTGGGGCACTCCACCACAAGGACAACACCGGCCAGGGGCAGCTTGTTGAGCTGAACCTGCTCTCGTCCGCCCTGTCCGGAATGGTCAACCAGTCGGCGGCCTATGTCACCGGCGGGCTGGTACCCACCCGCATGGGCAACGAGCACCCCAGCCTGTACCCCTATGAACCGATGCCTACAGGCGACGGGATGCTGATCGTCGTGGCAGGAAACAACGGCCAGTTCACCAAACTCTGTGATGCTCTGGGCATCCCCGAAGTTGCCGCAGACCCGCGCTTCGGCAACCCGCAGGAGCGCAACGCCAACCGTGAGGAGCTGCGGCCCATCCTCCAGGGGCGTCTGGCCGAGCGTTCCGCGGCTGAGTGGTTTGAGCACCTTTCCGGACTAGGCCTGCCCTGCGCGCCCATCCAGGACGTCAAGGGCGGCATTGAACTCGCCCGGAAACTGGGACTGGAACCGGTCGTTATGGCCGGAAACGGCGAACGCCGGATTCCCTCCGTGCGCCACCCGGTTGCCTTCTCGCAAACCCCGGTCAGTTATGAACTGGCCCCGCCGGAACTCAATGCCAGCTCCGATCTGGTCCGCACCTGGCTGGCCGCCAAGGAGGTGCGGCTCGTTGGCTGAGGAATTCCGCGCACAGGTGTACGTCCGCTGGTCCGACCAGGACGTCAACGGCCATGTAAACAATGCGCGCGTGGCAACCCTGCTGGAAGAGGCCCGGATTCAGTGGCGGCGCCACGCGGCCTCCGCAGCCGCTGCCGCCGAAACAACCACCCTGGTGGCGTCCCTGACGCTGCATTACCGCCGGCCCATCGAGTTCGGCCAGGACGTTGACGTGGACATCTGGGTGGCACGCATCGGGGACAGGTCCTACACCATGGCCTACGCCGGATACCAGGACGGGAACCTGGTCCTGGACGCCTCAACAGTCATGGTTTCCCTCGACGACGCGACCGGGAGGGCCCGGGCGCTCGACGCCAGGGAAAGAGACTACCTGGAGCGCTATCTGCGCGCTGAAGTGCCGGTCTGAGCGGCACCCAAACAACAACCGGACAAACACTGCGGGCAACCCCGGCTGTCCAGAGACAAAGGAAAAACTGTGGTTACAGAAGAGATCAACAGCGACTACTTCATGGTCGATGACTTCCTCTCCGAAGACGAACGGATCATCCGGAAGAAGGTCCGTAATTTTGTCGAAACCGACCTTCTGCCGGTCATCAACGACTATTGGGACCGGGCGGAATTTCCGTTCGCCCTCGTCCCCAAGATCGCGGCGCTCGGCATCGTCGGCACAACCATCGAAGGCTACGGCTGCCCCGGCATGAGCCGCCTGGCGGCCGGAATGGTGGCCATGGAGATGGCACGGGGCGACGGTTCCATCAACACCTTCATCGGGGTCCAGTCCGGCCTGGCGATGGGCACCATCAATACGCTCGGCAGCGAGGAGCAGAAGCAGCGGTGGCTTCCCGGGATGGCCAGGCTGGAAAAGATCGGGGCCTTCGGACTCACCGAGCCGGACCATGGCTCGGACTCCGTGGGGCTGGAAACGAGCGCGCGCCGGGACGGTGACCACTACATCCTGAACGGCCGCAAACGCTGGATCGGCAACGCGAGCTTCGCCGACGTCGTCGTTCTCTGGGCCCGGGATGAAGCGGACGGCAAGGTCAAGGCGTTCATTCTGGAAAAGAACGGCGACGGCAGCTACCCGGAGGGCTACCGGGCCGAGGTGATCACCGGCAAGATCGGCAAAAGGGCGATTCTGCAGCCCGACATCACCATTGAAAATCTGCGGATTCCGGCGGAGAACAAGCTCGCCGAGGCGAATTCCTTCCGCGATGTCACCCGTGTGCTCACCGCGACCCGCGGCGGTGCCTCCTGGGAATCAGTGGGCCACGGGATCGCCGCGTACGAGGCCGCAGTGAAATACGCGAAGGAACGCGTGCAGTTCGGCAAGCCCATTGCCAGTTATCAGCTGGTGCAGAACAAGCTCGCCAACATGCTGGCCGAGTTGACCGCCATGCAGCTGATTTGCTTTCGCCTGGCCGCACTCGCCGACCAAGGGAAAATGACCGGCCCCATGGCGTCATTGGCCAAGATGCACACGGCCCAGAAGGCGCGCTGGATCTGCCAGGAAGCCCGCGACATCCTGGGCGGCAACGGGCTGCTGCTGGAAAACCATGTGGCGCGCCATATGACTGATATGGAAGTCGTCCACACGTACGAGGGAACGGACTCCATCCAGTCGCTGCTGATCGGCCGCGATATCACCGGCATCTCCGCATTCTCAGGATGACGTCCTTCTTGCCAGGAACAAGCCAAACCAAACGAAGAACAAGCCAAGAGGGAGAGCCAATGAACAGGCTGAAGAACAAGACCGCCATCGTCACAGGCGGGGCACAGGGGATCGGCGCTGCCACCGCGCTCCGGCTGGCCGCGGAGGGCGCGACGGTTGCCATCCTGGACCTGAACGCCGAGCGGGCGGCGGCCACGGCCGCCGGGATCAGCTCAGACGCCGCCGTCGGGGCGGCCGGAGGTTCGGCAGTCAGTGCCGCCTGTGATGTCACGAGCGAGGAACAGGTTGCCGAGGTCTTCGGGCAGATCTTCGCCGACCACGGACGCATCGACATCCTGGTCAACAACGCCGGCATCACCCGGGACAACATGCTCTTCAAAATGGACCGTCCGGACTGGGATTCTGTCCTGGCCACCAACCTGACCAGCGCCTACCTTTGCGCCAAGGCAGCGCAGAAGTTCATGGTGCAGGCCCGGTACGGAAAGATTGTCAGCCTGAGCAGCCGCTCCGCGCTGGGCAACCGCGGGCAGGCTAACTATGCTGCCGCCAAGGCAGGGATCCAGGGACTCACCGCCACACTGGCACTGGAACTGGGTCCGTTCAACATCAACGTCAACGCGGTGGCGCCGGGCTACATCGCCACCGCCATGACCGCTGCGACAGCTGGACGGGTCGGCAGCACGCCGGAGGAGCACCAGAAATCCGTGGCCGAGCGCACCCCGTTGGGCCGGGTCGGGGAACCGGAGGAAGTGGCCGCCGCCATTGCCTTCTTCGCCAGCGATGACTCCTCATATGTCTCCGGGCAGACGCTATACATCAACGGAGGGGCGCGTTGATGCCCGAAGCATTCCTGGTGGGCGGGGTGCGCACCCCGGTGGGGCGCTACGGCGGCTCACTGTCCGGGGTCCGTCCGGATGACCTGGCGGCACTCGTTCTCGGCGAAGCTGTTCGGCGGGCAGGAATCGAGGCTGCCGACGTCGATGAGGTGATCCTGGGCAACACCAACCAGGCGGGAGAGGACAACCGCAATGTGGCGCGGATGGCATCCCTGCTCGCAGGCTTCCCGGACAGTGTCCCGGGGATGACCGTGAACCGGCTTTGCGCCTCCGGGCTCAGCGCCATCATCATCGCATCGCAGATGATCAAGTCAGGTGCGGCGGATATCGTAGTGGCCGGCGGAGTGGAATCCATGTCCCGGGCCCCCTGGGTGCTGGCAAAGCCTGAGAAGGCATTCGGACGCCCGGGAGAAATCGCCGATACCTCCATTGGTTCGCGCTTCCTGAATCCGAAGTTCCACGAACGCCCCAAATCCACCTTTTCGATGCCGGAGACGGCAGAGGAGCTGGCGCGCGTGGACGGTATTTCCCGCGAGGACGCGGATGCCTTCGCGCTCCGTTCACATCAACGGGCCCTTGCGGCTGTGGATGAAGGCCGTTTCCTGGCGGAGATCGTTCCGGTGGAGACTAAGCGGGGAGCTGTCAAGGAGGACGAGGGTCCCCGACGTGAAACGACCCTCGAAGCGCTGGCGGGCCTGCGCTCGGTGGTGCACCCCGGCGGCGTGGTGACCGCGGGAAACTCCAGTTCACTCAATGACGGCGCCTCCGCCGTCGTTGTTGCCAGTAAAAATGCCGTCGAGCGGCTGAACCTTCGCGCGCGGGCACGAATCGTCGACGGCGCCTCCGCGGGCGTGCCGCCGGAGATCATGGGCATCGGCCCGGTGCCGGCCACACTCAAGGTGCTTGGGCGGGCCGGCTGGTCACTCGATGACGTGGGGGCGATCGAGCTCAACGAGGCCTTCGCGGTGCAGGCACTGGCCTGCATGCGCAGGCTGGGAATGAACGAGGAGATCGTGAACCGGGACGGCGGCGCAATCGCGCTCGGCCACCCCCTTGGATCCTCCGGTGCCCGGATCGCCGTTACGCTGCTGGGCAGGATGGAGCGTGAAGGTGCGGCCAGGGGCCTGGCCACCATGTGCGTGGGGCTCGGGCAAGGTACCGCGATGCTCCTCGAACGAGCCTGACCCCTTGTTTCCTTGCTGAAAACCGCTGAATAACGACGGCGAGGGGTGACTTCACAGCGCCGCTCCCCGCCGCGAATGCCCGACTGATTATTGATGCCTTAAGCACATCAATCGGTGCTCAATTTGGTATTGGATTCGAATTGAACACTCTGCGAGAGTGATCTAGCTAACACAAAGGCGATCAACACAATGTGCAAGACCAACCACCAACCCGAACGACAATGAGGTCCGTTTTGAAGAAGCGAAGCGCAATGCATTTGAAAGTCTCTGCAGGGCTTGTGGGGATCTCGCTGGCACTGGTGGGCTGCGGCGCCGGTGGAGCGCCCCGTGCCAATGACGGATCCGACTACCCGAAGAAGCCGGTGCGGTTCCTGGTCCCTTTCGCCGCGGGTGGCCCCTCCTCCATGACAGCACTCGCCTACGCATCCTGCCTCGAACGCAGCCTGGGAAAGCCCGTCGTGGTTGAAAACAAGCCCGGCGGCAGCGGCGGCATAGCCATGCAGGAGTTGGCCGGCGCCAAGCCGGACGGCCACACGCTCGGGCTCGGCACCAACGGCCCGCTGGTCATGAACCCCATCGTGAACAAATTAGGCTACAGCCTGGCTGACTTCACCTCGGTCGGAGTCATGGCCGAGATGCCCACCGTGCTCGTGGTCGGCGCCGACTCGCCGTTTGCCGATGCGAAGGAATTTTTCGCGGCGGCCAAGGCAAGTCCCGGGAAGCTCAGCGTCGCGGTTCCCGGGGCTACCACCTCCGCAGCGATCGAGCTGACGCGGTTGAAGTCCGACTACGGCATCGAGGTCACGGCGGTTCCGACCGCCGGCAACGCGGAAATGACCACGAATCTGCTCGGCGGCCATGTCGACGCACTGTTCATAACCGACCATTCCGACGTTGCAGCACGGATCGCGGACGGATCCTTCAAGCCGCTTGCCATCAGCAGCCCGGAACGCGCCGCCTGGTACTCCGAGGTTCCGACGCTGGCCGAAGTCGGCTTCAAGGATCTGGTCAACGCAGTTTCGGTGTTCGGCGTCGTCGGCCCGAAAGGCATGCCGGAGAACGTCGTCTCCAAGCTCGAAGGCGAACTCAAGACTTGCGCCGCTGATCCGGGCGTGGCCGAACAGGTCGGCGAACGGTTTGTGCCTGACGAATTCGCCGGTTCCAAAGAGCTGCACACCGCATTCACTGCCATGCAGGACCTCTACCAACCCCTCCTGGGGAAGTAAATCAGCAAAGGCATGGATATGACGAAACCCGCTCTTGGCCCCGCAGAGGTGGACGATGCCCGTCCGGCGGCCGGACACCCCGACAGGCCCCGGCATCGGCTCCGCCGCCTGGTCCCCCTTCTCCTGGTCGCCGCCGGAGTATCGGCCGTGATCGGGTCCTGGCAGCTCTCGCTGGGAGAGCTGAACAGCCCCGGTCCCGGGCTCTGGCCCTTTATCGTCTCCGTCGCGGTGACCATCGCAGCGGTGGCCCTCGTGCTGTTCCCGGACGCGGCGGTTCCCGAGTCCTGGACCCGGCGGACGGCCGCTATTGCGGGCGGAGTGGGCAGCCTGTGCGTGTTCGTGGTGCTTTTTGAAGCCATAGGCTTCCTGGTTCCGGCGTTTCTGATGCTTCTGCTCTGGCTCCGGGTTTTCGGCCGCGAGCCGTGGCGCTGGACCGTCCCTTTGGCCCTCGGAGGTGCCGTTGTGCTGCACGTTGTTTTCGCAGGCCTGCTTGGGGTGCCGTTTCCCGACGACATCGTAGTCACCAGCCTCTCCCCGATGATCGGATTCTGATATGGACGCCCTGAACAACCTGGGCCAGGGCTTCTCTGTAGCCTTTGACCCGATGAACCTGCTGTTCGTATTCGTCGGTGTGGTCATCGGAACTGCCATCGGCGTCCTGCCGGGGCTGGGCCCGACCGCCACCATCGCGCTCCTGCTGCCGATCACCTACACGATGGATCCGGTCGGCGCGGTGATCATGCTGGCCGGTATCTACTACGGCTCGATGTATGGCGGCACGATCACCTCGGTACTCCTGCGTCTTCCCGGCGAGGCCGCATCAGTGGTCACCACCTTTGATGGTTATCAGATGACCAAGCAGGGCAGGGCCGGAACGGCTCTCGGCATTTCCGCGGTCGGTTCCTTCATCGGTGGCACGGTAGCCATCATCGGCCTTACCTTCCTGGCTCCGTTGCTTGCCAAGGTGGCCGTGGCGGTGGGCCCGGCGGGCTACGTCGCCATCATGATCCTGGGCCTGTTCCTGGTGACCTCCCTCGGCACCGGTTCAACGGTCAAGAGCCTGTTCATGGCAGGAGTCGGCCTTCTGCTCTCCACCGTGGGCCAGGACCCGGTCACCGGAACCGCACGCTTCACGTTCGGCCAGACGTCGCTGCTGGGCGGGTTGGATTTCGTCGCTATCGCCATGGGGCTTTTCGGTGTGGGAGAACTGCTCCATAGCCTCGAGCGGAGCGAAAAGGGCCAGGCCGTCACCGCCAAAATCAAGAACATCTGGCCCTCGCGCAAGGATTTCCGTGACTCCTCCGGTGCGATAGCCCGGGGCTCGGTGCTGGGCTTCTTCATCGGCGTCCTGCCCGGCGGCGGCGGCGTCATCTCATCGCTGGCATCCTACGCCATGGAGAAACGCCGCGCGAAGGATCCCAGCCGGTTCGGAAAGGGTGCCATCGAAGGCGTCGCCGGTCCCGAGACAGCGAATAACGCCTCATCAACGTCGGCCTTCATTCCGCTGCTCGTCCTGGGCATCCCGTCCAACGTTGTCCTGGCCATGATCTACGGAGCGCTCCTGCTGCACGGGATCACACCGGGGCCGCAGCTGATCAACGAGCATCCCAACGTTTTCTGGGGCGTCGTCGCGTCAATGTACATCGGCAACCTGATGCTCATCATCCTCAATATCCCGCTGGTTGGAGTCTTCATCCAGATGCTCCGGGTACGGACGGGGATCCTTTCGACCTTCGCCCTGCTGGTGGTCATGGTCGGCGTGTTCTCCATCAACAACAACCCGTTCGACATGTGGGTGGTGCTCGCGTTCGGGGTTCTCGGCTGGATCATGATCAAGGCCCACTTTGACCCAGGCCCCCTGGTGCTGGCTTTCATCCTGGGCCCGATCCTGGAGAAATCCTTCCGCCAGACGATGCTGATCTCCGAAGGAAGCTTCGGTATTTTCGCCTCGGACCCGGTGTCCGCGACCATCTTCATCCTGATCGGGCTGTTCATCGTCTACGGCTTCATCAGCCGCAGACGGCGGCAGCGCAGGACGCGCCGCGCAGCCGCTGCAGGCCCGGAAGAGGGCAATACGCTCGTCCACGCCTCGGCCAGGCGCGAGGGGACTCCGGATCCCGGCACCGAAGAATGATTCCGCGCCGCCACGTCCATCCGTGAGCGCCATCGGTTGCGAGTCAACCGAAAGACAATTCGACAGAAAGACAAGGGAGCACCTTGAAGAACGTCTTACGCCTTCAAACGACCGCCGGGCTTGCCTTGGCATCGCTGGCATCCCTGACCGTAGCAGCGTGCGGTGTGGCCGGTTCCGCCGGCCCCGGGAATGCCGGATCCGACTATCCCGCGAAGCCGGTCACCATCCTTATGCCCTATGCCGCCGGCGGCCCCTCGGATCTTACCGCCCGTTCGGTTGCCGCCTGTTTGGGGAACAGCCTCGGCGAGGCCTTCGTCGTCGAAAACAAACCCGGCGGCAGCGGAGCCGTCGCAATGCAGGAGCTGGTGGGTTCCAAACCCGACGGCCAGACGCTGGCGCTCGGTACCACCGGCACGCTGGTCATGGCCCCTATGATCAACTCGCTGAGCTACAGTCTTGCGGACGTTGAACCCATAGGTGTCATGGCCGACAATCCGACCCTGATCGTTGTGGGAACAAACTCCCCCTACAAGGACGCAGCAGAGCTCTTCGAAGCGGCCAGGGCGGATCCTGGAGCAATCTCGATGGGTGTTCCTGGTGCTACGAGTCCCGCGGCCATTGAACTGCAGCGGCTGAAGAACGACTACGGGGTTGAGATCACCGCCGTGCCGGCCTCGGGTAACGCGGAGATGACCACCAATCTGCTGGGCGGGCATGTGGATGCACTTTTCATCAACGATCATCCTGATGTCCAGGCACGGATTACCGAGGGGTCTTTCCTTCCCGTTGCCGCCACCACGCCTGAACGGCTCGGCTGGCTCCCCGACGTACCGACGCTGGCCGAATCGGGGTTCCCGGACCTGGTGAATGCCACGTCAATCTACGGCCTGTTCGGTCCCCAGGGCATGCCGGACGCTGTTGTGTCCACCCTCGAACGCGAACTCGAAACCTGCCTTAGTGACCCCAAGGTCGTTGAGCAGATCGGAAAGAACTTTGTGCCGAAGGAATTCATTGGTGCCGAGGAGCTGGGCGCCAACTTTGCCCGGATCAAGGCACTCTACGAACCGATCCTCGGCCGGTGAGCCGGGTAACAATCGTCGTCCTAGTCAACGGGAGATTTTCATGGTGAGGGAACTGAATGGCCTGGCGGAGCTTGTGCCGCTGATTGGCTCAGAACTTGGTGTGAGCGGCTGGCACAGTGTCCAACAGGACCGGATTCAGGACTTTGCCGATGCCACCGGCGACCAGCAGTGGATCCACGTCGATCCGGAGAGGGCGGCCGGCGGCCCGTTTGGGCGTCCGGTTGCCCACGGCTACCTGACCCTGTCGATGATCCCGTTCTTGGCACAAGAGGTGTACCGGGTCAATGGATTGAAGATGATCGTGAACTACGGGCTGAACAAGGTCCGGTTTCCGAGCCCGGTCCCGGTGGGTTCCCGGGTCCGGAGCCGCCTCACCCTCGTCTCCGTCACCCCGGCTGCCCAAGGCAGCCAGGTGGTGATCCGCCATGAGATTCAACTCGA
Encoded here:
- a CDS encoding tripartite tricarboxylate transporter permease, translating into MDALNNLGQGFSVAFDPMNLLFVFVGVVIGTAIGVLPGLGPTATIALLLPITYTMDPVGAVIMLAGIYYGSMYGGTITSVLLRLPGEAASVVTTFDGYQMTKQGRAGTALGISAVGSFIGGTVAIIGLTFLAPLLAKVAVAVGPAGYVAIMILGLFLVTSLGTGSTVKSLFMAGVGLLLSTVGQDPVTGTARFTFGQTSLLGGLDFVAIAMGLFGVGELLHSLERSEKGQAVTAKIKNIWPSRKDFRDSSGAIARGSVLGFFIGVLPGGGGVISSLASYAMEKRRAKDPSRFGKGAIEGVAGPETANNASSTSAFIPLLVLGIPSNVVLAMIYGALLLHGITPGPQLINEHPNVFWGVVASMYIGNLMLIILNIPLVGVFIQMLRVRTGILSTFALLVVMVGVFSINNNPFDMWVVLAFGVLGWIMIKAHFDPGPLVLAFILGPILEKSFRQTMLISEGSFGIFASDPVSATIFILIGLFIVYGFISRRRRQRRTRRAAAAGPEEGNTLVHASARREGTPDPGTEE
- a CDS encoding thiolase family protein, whose product is MPEAFLVGGVRTPVGRYGGSLSGVRPDDLAALVLGEAVRRAGIEAADVDEVILGNTNQAGEDNRNVARMASLLAGFPDSVPGMTVNRLCASGLSAIIIASQMIKSGAADIVVAGGVESMSRAPWVLAKPEKAFGRPGEIADTSIGSRFLNPKFHERPKSTFSMPETAEELARVDGISREDADAFALRSHQRALAAVDEGRFLAEIVPVETKRGAVKEDEGPRRETTLEALAGLRSVVHPGGVVTAGNSSSLNDGASAVVVASKNAVERLNLRARARIVDGASAGVPPEIMGIGPVPATLKVLGRAGWSLDDVGAIELNEAFAVQALACMRRLGMNEEIVNRDGGAIALGHPLGSSGARIAVTLLGRMEREGAARGLATMCVGLGQGTAMLLERA
- a CDS encoding tripartite tricarboxylate transporter substrate binding protein: MKNVLRLQTTAGLALASLASLTVAACGVAGSAGPGNAGSDYPAKPVTILMPYAAGGPSDLTARSVAACLGNSLGEAFVVENKPGGSGAVAMQELVGSKPDGQTLALGTTGTLVMAPMINSLSYSLADVEPIGVMADNPTLIVVGTNSPYKDAAELFEAARADPGAISMGVPGATSPAAIELQRLKNDYGVEITAVPASGNAEMTTNLLGGHVDALFINDHPDVQARITEGSFLPVAATTPERLGWLPDVPTLAESGFPDLVNATSIYGLFGPQGMPDAVVSTLERELETCLSDPKVVEQIGKNFVPKEFIGAEELGANFARIKALYEPILGR
- the fabG gene encoding 3-oxoacyl-ACP reductase FabG — translated: MNRLKNKTAIVTGGAQGIGAATALRLAAEGATVAILDLNAERAAATAAGISSDAAVGAAGGSAVSAACDVTSEEQVAEVFGQIFADHGRIDILVNNAGITRDNMLFKMDRPDWDSVLATNLTSAYLCAKAAQKFMVQARYGKIVSLSSRSALGNRGQANYAAAKAGIQGLTATLALELGPFNINVNAVAPGYIATAMTAATAGRVGSTPEEHQKSVAERTPLGRVGEPEEVAAAIAFFASDDSSYVSGQTLYINGGAR
- a CDS encoding MaoC family dehydratase, whose protein sequence is MVRELNGLAELVPLIGSELGVSGWHSVQQDRIQDFADATGDQQWIHVDPERAAGGPFGRPVAHGYLTLSMIPFLAQEVYRVNGLKMIVNYGLNKVRFPSPVPVGSRVRSRLTLVSVTPAAQGSQVVIRHEIQLEGGARPACVAETVSLMVG
- a CDS encoding thioesterase family protein, with the protein product MAEEFRAQVYVRWSDQDVNGHVNNARVATLLEEARIQWRRHAASAAAAAETTTLVASLTLHYRRPIEFGQDVDVDIWVARIGDRSYTMAYAGYQDGNLVLDASTVMVSLDDATGRARALDARERDYLERYLRAEVPV
- a CDS encoding acyl-CoA dehydrogenase family protein, translating into MVDDFLSEDERIIRKKVRNFVETDLLPVINDYWDRAEFPFALVPKIAALGIVGTTIEGYGCPGMSRLAAGMVAMEMARGDGSINTFIGVQSGLAMGTINTLGSEEQKQRWLPGMARLEKIGAFGLTEPDHGSDSVGLETSARRDGDHYILNGRKRWIGNASFADVVVLWARDEADGKVKAFILEKNGDGSYPEGYRAEVITGKIGKRAILQPDITIENLRIPAENKLAEANSFRDVTRVLTATRGGASWESVGHGIAAYEAAVKYAKERVQFGKPIASYQLVQNKLANMLAELTAMQLICFRLAALADQGKMTGPMASLAKMHTAQKARWICQEARDILGGNGLLLENHVARHMTDMEVVHTYEGTDSIQSLLIGRDITGISAFSG
- a CDS encoding tripartite tricarboxylate transporter TctB family protein, giving the protein MTKPALGPAEVDDARPAAGHPDRPRHRLRRLVPLLLVAAGVSAVIGSWQLSLGELNSPGPGLWPFIVSVAVTIAAVALVLFPDAAVPESWTRRTAAIAGGVGSLCVFVVLFEAIGFLVPAFLMLLLWLRVFGREPWRWTVPLALGGAVVLHVVFAGLLGVPFPDDIVVTSLSPMIGF
- a CDS encoding tripartite tricarboxylate transporter substrate binding protein, producing MHLKVSAGLVGISLALVGCGAGGAPRANDGSDYPKKPVRFLVPFAAGGPSSMTALAYASCLERSLGKPVVVENKPGGSGGIAMQELAGAKPDGHTLGLGTNGPLVMNPIVNKLGYSLADFTSVGVMAEMPTVLVVGADSPFADAKEFFAAAKASPGKLSVAVPGATTSAAIELTRLKSDYGIEVTAVPTAGNAEMTTNLLGGHVDALFITDHSDVAARIADGSFKPLAISSPERAAWYSEVPTLAEVGFKDLVNAVSVFGVVGPKGMPENVVSKLEGELKTCAADPGVAEQVGERFVPDEFAGSKELHTAFTAMQDLYQPLLGK
- a CDS encoding CoA transferase — its product is MNQTDAASRLNQAFGRSGSGPLNGVVVADFTRVLAGPYCTMLLADMGATVIKVESPQGDDTRGWKPPVRDDEATFYLSVNRNKHSIVLDFRDESDLEVARELAARADVLVENFKPGGLEQFKLDYDSVSALNPDVIYASITGFGTAGGAGLPGYDLLVQAVSGMMSLTGGQDTEPYRAGLAIFDVITGLHASIGILGALHHKDNTGQGQLVELNLLSSALSGMVNQSAAYVTGGLVPTRMGNEHPSLYPYEPMPTGDGMLIVVAGNNGQFTKLCDALGIPEVAADPRFGNPQERNANREELRPILQGRLAERSAAEWFEHLSGLGLPCAPIQDVKGGIELARKLGLEPVVMAGNGERRIPSVRHPVAFSQTPVSYELAPPELNASSDLVRTWLAAKEVRLVG